A window of Xiphophorus hellerii strain 12219 chromosome 7, Xiphophorus_hellerii-4.1, whole genome shotgun sequence contains these coding sequences:
- the eaf2 gene encoding ELL-associated factor 2, whose protein sequence is MNGTAYSNFDNQEHVLKLGETFEKHPKSAYHTVRYDFKPASIDTTCEGELEVGKGEQVTITLPNLEGSSAPVTVFKGSKRPYMKECILIVNHDTGEYRLEKLNSNIAVKKTRAEGSSKIHSRLEQQTSRLSQQMKGNGNNKISTSSKSSPPKGKTSPASPMDDIERELMAEARVMDQMSSSDSSSNSNSSSSSSSEDSSSSSDSDDERNPAPPLPPAPTNQSMPVISSGTNHVTGLHQESGGGLIMNTLKNDLQLSESGSESD, encoded by the exons ATGAATGGGACCGCTTATTCCAACTTTGACAACCAggaacatgttttgaaactAGGAGAGACGTTTGAGAAACACCCTAAAAGTGCCTACCACACGGTCCGAT ATGATTTCAAACCAGCTTCCATTGATACAACATGCGAAGGAGAGCTTGAAGTGGGCAAAGGAGAGCAAGTCACTATTACTTTACCGAATTTAGAG GGTTCAAGTGCTCCAGTCACAGTGTTCAAGGGATCTAAGAGACCGTACATGAAGGAGTGCATCCTCATCGTGAACCATGACACAGGAGAGTACAGGCTCGAAAAACTCAACAGCAACATAGCTGTCAAGAAAACAAG AGCTGAAGGCAGCAGTAAAATTCACTCTCGGCTAGAGCAGCAAACAAGCCGTCTGAGCCAGCAGATGAAGGGAAACGGCAACAATAAGATCTCAACCAGCTCCAAGAGCTCTCCTCCCAAGGGGAAAACGTCTCCAGCGTCTCCAATGGATGACATTGAAAGAG AACTGATGGCGGAAGCGCGCGTCATGGATCAGATGAGCAGCAGCGACAGCTCCTCGAACTCCAACAGCTCGTCGTCTTCGAGCAGCGAAgacagctccagcagcagcgacTCAGACGACGAGCGTAACCCTGCGCCGCCACTGCCTCCCGCCCCGACCAACCAGAGCATGCCTGTGATAAGCTCCGGCACCAATCACGTCACAGGTCTTCACCAGGAGAGCGGAGGAGGCCTCATTATGAACACGCTCA AGAACGACCTCCAGCTGAGTGAATCAGGCAGTGAGAGCGACTGA